DNA sequence from the Alkaliphilus metalliredigens QYMF genome:
CGTTTTATTTTCTAAAATATATTCAAGTGCTTTATTGTTTGACCTTTCATAATGTTCTTGAAGCAAATTATAGTCATACACAACATCCTGACTTATTTCTTTGGTAGAGTCTTGTATTGCACTTACCGATCCGATAGTTAAAATACTAAATAGCGTTACAAGCATCATGATTAAAACAGGCGTTTTTTTCATTTGTTGACACTCCTCTCAAATTATTAACTTATGCAAGAATTGCTTTTAAATATCTAAAAAAGCTACTTGCTGTGTAGTAATAGATATCCAATAACTTTTACCAAGTAAATTCACCCTATTCTTTCTTTTGCGGAAACTTCGGCTGATACAAAAATCCAATACAATTGATATTACTGCCAACTTCAGCGAATGCAACTACAATAACAGCTAACCAACTCATTGCAATACCAGTAAACTTCAATCCAAACACCTCCACTTTCTTATTTTTAGTTTATAAAGTCTTCTTTGAAATGCTGGCACCAAAGTAATGCCTTCGCAGAAGAAACCTAATGAAAAAATCAATCCATACATCGAATGATAAGGACTTATCCAACTTATTGTTAAAGTAATTACGATTCCAATTAATACTATAAAACAACTTCTATCTTTGTATATCCTCTTTTCATGAGATGTCAAAGGCTTGTTAGGAGATTCAACAGGAGCATAATAGAGAACTAACAGTATAGAAAAAAACGAAAAAAAAGCTTGAAAAGTCAGCATAGAGTTACTAGGTATTAAATATACTAAATAAATAGCGGTAAATGTAATCATATCTGTTAACAAGAAACATTTCCAAAAAGAATTAGCATGGATTCCTCCTGCTTGAATCCTCAAAATACTAAAGGCTAAAATAAATATTAGAGCTTCTGTCAATAATCCAAGAATCGAGGCGATTAAAATTAATCCTATACCTTTTATTAATGTAATTATAAATAACTCAGTTCCATAGATATAAAAATCTATTTTTTCCTTGTCAATGGTAATTGTCTCATTCATTTTATTCACGGTGTATGTGGCAAGTTTATTAATCATTTTCATCTTCCTTAACTTTTAAACACAATATAGCATGTAAGCAGTTTTAAAAGCAATACATATAGCATAAGTGGTGGGAAAAACGGCCTAAATAGCAAAAGATGACCTAGATAGGTCATCTTTTGCTATTTAGGTATTGCTATTTGTATCTCCACAGTATCCCCTTGATCTTTTAAGTTTATCAATCCATCATATTGCGCAATTGTTGTTTGGATATTTTTTAAACCCAAACCATGATTTTCTTTATCTTTCTTAGTTGTGAAGGACTCATCTATACTTTCATTGCTTAGCGTATATGTGGTAGGCTTAGCATTTAATATTTTTATAATAAGATATACTTCGTTAACATACATCTTTAAATCAATTGCTAGGTTTGTTGAGTTTGAGGCAGTACATGCTTCAATGGCATTATCAAGTGAATTACCAAGAATGATTGATAAGTCAACATCATCTATTGAAAGAGTATTAGGGACATCTATATCAATACTAAAGTCTATTTTTTCTCTGAATACCCTCTCTCTTTTGACATTAATTAATGCAGCAATGATTGGGTGCCTGAGAATAACAGGGACGGTTCTTTTGATTACTCAATGATTAAAGTAGTATAATTAGGAAAAAAGGTAAAGGAGCAATCGATATGCCACGAACTGCCAGAGAGAAAAATAAAAGTGGTATATATCATGTGATGATTAGAGGAGCAAATAGACAAGAGATCTTTCATGATGAGCAGGACTGTCTAAGATTCCTTGAAATATTAGAAATATATAAAGTGAAGACAGAAATTAAGATATATGATTGCTGCTTGATGAATAATCAGGCGAATAATAGGGACGGTTCTTTTGATTAAGCAATGATAAAGTAGTATAATTAGGAAAAAAGGTAAAGGAGCAATCAATATGCCACGAACTGCCAGAGAGAAAAGCAAAAGCGGTATATATCATGTGATGATTAGAGGAGCAAATAGACAGGAGATATTTCATGATGAGCAGGACTGTCTAAGATTTCTTGAAATATTAGACAGATATAAAGTGAAGACAGAAATTAAGATATATGGTTGGTGCTTGATGAATAATCACATGCATTTACTCATTCAAGAAGGTAAAGAGGAACTTGCGACAACTATGAAGAGAATAGGTGTAAGCTTTGTAGGGTATTACCATCAGAAATATGATACAACAGGGCATTTGTTTCAAGACAGGTTTAGAAGTGAGAATGTGGAAAGTGATGAATATCTGATAACAGTAATCCGGTATATACATCAAAATCCAGTAAAAGCTGGACTTGTAAGTAAGCCTGTAGATTGGAAGTGGAGTAGTTGTTCAGGATACTATGGAAAGAAAGAATATCTCCAAGGACTATTAGATAGTGAGAGAATACTAGGACTATTTTCAAATGATAGAGAGAGTGCAATAAAAGAATTTAGGAAATTTAATGAACAAGAAAATAAAGATAATTGTCTGGATGATGTTATCATTACAAGTCTTAGAGATGAAGAAGCAAGGTTAGAAATTGAGAAGATACTATCAGGAATTAATATAGCGC
Encoded proteins:
- a CDS encoding REP-associated tyrosine transposase, with the protein product MPRTAREKSKSGIYHVMIRGANRQEIFHDEQDCLRFLEILDRYKVKTEIKIYGWCLMNNHMHLLIQEGKEELATTMKRIGVSFVGYYHQKYDTTGHLFQDRFRSENVESDEYLITVIRYIHQNPVKAGLVSKPVDWKWSSCSGYYGKKEYLQGLLDSERILGLFSNDRESAIKEFRKFNEQENKDNCLDDVIITSLRDEEARLEIEKILSGINIAQIKSLPKDQRDKIIREAKCIEGVKQRQLARLLGVSQTMISIA
- a CDS encoding accessory gene regulator ArgB-like protein; translation: MINKLATYTVNKMNETITIDKEKIDFYIYGTELFIITLIKGIGLILIASILGLLTEALIFILAFSILRIQAGGIHANSFWKCFLLTDMITFTAIYLVYLIPSNSMLTFQAFFSFFSILLVLYYAPVESPNKPLTSHEKRIYKDRSCFIVLIGIVITLTISWISPYHSMYGLIFSLGFFCEGITLVPAFQRRLYKLKIRKWRCLD
- a CDS encoding GHKL domain-containing protein; the encoded protein is MDIDVPNTLSIDDVDLSIILGNSLDNAIEACTASNSTNLAIDLKMYVNEVYLIIKILNAKPTTYTLSNESIDESFTTKKDKENHGLGLKNIQTTIAQYDGLINLKDQGDTVEIQIAIPK
- a CDS encoding cyclic lactone autoinducer peptide; protein product: MEVFGLKFTGIAMSWLAVIVVAFAEVGSNINCIGFLYQPKFPQKKE